In Coprococcus phoceensis, the genomic stretch CCTGCAACTTTAGGCAATCCCTCACGGTTCAAGAATAGGAAATTGCTGTAACCACCTACAATCAATGGTTGAGCCTTTCCTCTGTTCTTCAATATCCTTTGGAGTGCTTGATACGCTCTTTCCGTCAATGGAAGTTCTCGTTTTCCGTTTTTTGTCTTTGGTGTTTCAATATAGTAGCCGATTTCTGTATCTTTCAATAACTGGTGGTCTATATTGAGTATTCTGTTCTGCATATCAATCTGTGTCGTCAGTCCGCAAAATTCAGAAATACGAAGTCCCGTTTCCAGCAGAAGCACAACCTCATCATAATACTTACTGTAAATCTTGTCCGTTTCCATAAAGGCAAGCAGGCGTTCTTCCTGCTCTGATGTAAGGATAACTTTCTGCTCCGTATCATCTTCCAGAACATCACTTAGCTTAAACTCAAACGGGTTTTTTCTAATACAGTCGTCTTGTATCGCCATGTAAAATGACGCTTTCAAGGAACGCTTATAGTTATCAATCGTTTTATAGGCATATCCTTTTTCACTCATTCTGATAGCCCATTCTTTAGCGTCCGACTGCTTAACAGTATCAATCGCCCTCATACCCAACGGGTCATTTTTCAGAGCGTTCATAAGATACTGTCGTCCTTTTTCAGTAGCCCTCTTGATGTTCTTTCTTTGGCTGTTCTTCTTGTCAAAGAGCTGGCAGACTGTCATTTTACCGCCGACTGTGTCGATACCGTCATTAAGGTCTTTTTTTATCTGTGCTTCTTTTTCCCTCAACGATATATCATCACGCTTTCCAGCAGGTGTCTTGTCTGTCGGTACAAGTTTCCAAGAATAGATAAACTGTGGCTTTCCGTATATATCGGTATATTTATAAACGTATCTTCCGTCTTTTCGCTGGCTCTCTCCATTACGCAAATTGCGATTTTTACTGTCTTTCCGTTTCACATTAGACATAGTGTAAAGCTCCTTTCCGTCATGGAATGAGCCGTGATACGCTATACCTTATTATACCATATCTACAGCTCAATGACATTAGATTTCGTCCAATGTATCTATGATTTTTTCAAATTGTTTTCGCTTAATCTGAATACGATTACCGTTCACGATAACCCAGCCAGCGTCAAGATTTTCTTCGGCTAATTTACGTAATTTCTTTTCGCCAATGCGGAAGTATTTTGACGCTTCCTCTATTGTCAGCGTATATTTTTCCCAGATAGGCACATCAGTATTGTTCATATTATGCACCCCCTTTACTGTGTGTCATTTTTTTACAAGCAGGCAGACGGCTTCGGAAAGCTCCATTGGTATCTCAACCATTCCCATTCCTGTGGGCAGAACCGCACCATGCGGACGTATCATTATCCTGCAATACAGGTCGTGGCGGAACGGCTTTTCCAAAGGTCGCTCTCGGACACTGCGTGGGTCGCTCGCTTCCTGTTGGAAAGGTCATGGCGTACAGTTTCCGTGGCTCGCTGTATTGCAAACGTATCTGTCTGCTTTATTCAGTTTTCAAAGAGCAGTAGGCTTGTCAGCCTGTGAAACCTATCAGCTTTTGATAGGTTTTCATAGATTGACAAATTTCAATACTAGGACAGGAAAGAGGGAAAATGTCAAATCATGTCCTTGATGTGTTTATTTTATTTCCACTTCAAAATTTGGTATCATCAGCATAATCGCTTCACGAATAAGTCCCTTTAATTCCATGTCAATGGCAAAGTAAACATTTCCATAACTGTCAAACAAGGGACGCATACTGGCTTTTGAAATATACGGGTCATAAAACTGTAACAGCTTTTCAATAGCCTTTTCGTTGCTGTCAACGGCAGAAGCAATCAGATGATAGGGTGGACATTTCTTTACTGATTTTTCCATTTCCTCATTCCTCCGTTTCGCTCTTTTGCAAAAGTTCACGCATTTTATTCAAGGCGTTCTGCCTGTTCTTAAATGCACCAGCTCTTGAAATCTTTTGAAGTTCTGCTATTTCCGTATCGCTCATATCAAGAAAATAGAACATCAGAAGATTATTGCGTTTCTTTTCTGGAAGTCTTTTCAATGCCTTGCATAGCTCATCTCCAGATACACGGGCTTCCATGCCATATACATCAAATACGGTTACGTCCATTTCATAGTCATCTTGTATAGCAAAGGAATTTACCTTGATTTCTGGAAGCTCACAGAATGATTTTTCATGGTCTGAGAGAAACTTCATGTGCCTGTCATAATCTTTGACGGTCGTGTCAATAACTCTTTTTACCAGAGTATCAAACTGCAAGCGGATTGCATTTTCAAATGTGGTCGGCTTCATCATTACACCTCCTCCCTGTCTGCTGTGAAAGATTGTTCTATCCCTCTTTCCGCACCAACACTCGATTGAGAGGTGTGATTTGCTAACCAATTTTTGAAAAAATTCAAAAAATTTTTTTGAGCATGAAAAAAGCCCGCACAAAATAACGGTTCTGTACGAGCTGAAAATACGGTATGTATGGTTGTTAAGGCAGTTTGACTAGATAAACTTTTTATAGATTATGTCTTGTGT encodes the following:
- a CDS encoding site-specific integrase; amino-acid sequence: MSNVKRKDSKNRNLRNGESQRKDGRYVYKYTDIYGKPQFIYSWKLVPTDKTPAGKRDDISLREKEAQIKKDLNDGIDTVGGKMTVCQLFDKKNSQRKNIKRATEKGRQYLMNALKNDPLGMRAIDTVKQSDAKEWAIRMSEKGYAYKTIDNYKRSLKASFYMAIQDDCIRKNPFEFKLSDVLEDDTEQKVILTSEQEERLLAFMETDKIYSKYYDEVVLLLETGLRISEFCGLTTQIDMQNRILNIDHQLLKDTEIGYYIETPKTKNGKRELPLTERAYQALQRILKNRGKAQPLIVGGYSNFLFLNREGLPKVAGNYVGMLRGLIKKYNKYHKDKLPNITPHSLRHTYCTNMANKGMNPNTLQYLMGHANITMTLGYYAHGTFQSAKAELERLGC
- a CDS encoding excisionase; the protein is MNNTDVPIWEKYTLTIEEASKYFRIGEKKLRKLAEENLDAGWVIVNGNRIQIKRKQFEKIIDTLDEI
- a CDS encoding helix-turn-helix domain-containing protein, which gives rise to MEKSVKKCPPYHLIASAVDSNEKAIEKLLQFYDPYISKASMRPLFDSYGNVYFAIDMELKGLIREAIMLMIPNFEVEIK
- a CDS encoding RNA polymerase sigma factor, with amino-acid sequence MMKPTTFENAIRLQFDTLVKRVIDTTVKDYDRHMKFLSDHEKSFCELPEIKVNSFAIQDDYEMDVTVFDVYGMEARVSGDELCKALKRLPEKKRNNLLMFYFLDMSDTEIAELQKISRAGAFKNRQNALNKMRELLQKSETEE